The following is a genomic window from Episyrphus balteatus chromosome 1, idEpiBalt1.1, whole genome shotgun sequence.
tttgactgattttgaagaattccggaccaaaaatttgttagattatgctgaatTAACCGTTTTACCCTTTAGCACCGTTACATCTTTTGGAAAAGATcattataaaaaagtaaaaaaaaaataattttgttgaaacataattttttttaaataaatttttggaaataaatgttctgaaagtttaatgttggaatctacttccgaaattttggatctacttcacttttttttcaaatttgcttcgaaattttgaaactgaagttCGAACCCTGCTTGCGTGTAATTAAAGATGATGATAAGTACACGCGCATATGTAAATATGTACAAACGGGATGGCCCGGATATCATCAGCTTGATGAATTAAGccaaaaatttcataaataccGTGATAATTTACATTTTGAGAATGGGCTTCTTTTTAAAGACCATAGACTGGTCATTCCGTCTGAACTTCAGACAAAAATATCCAAGTGGCTACACGAACCACATTTAGGAGTTGAAAAAACGCTTTCACGTGCACGCTCCCACTATTTTTGGCCGGGTATGTcgtaaaaaattaaagaaatggtTTCGCAATGTACTATTTGCGAAAAGTTCAAACGAAACATTCAAAAAGAACCGTTGGTTCAGGATTCTAATCCTGGGTACCTGTTTCAAAGAGTGGCAATTGATTTATTTGAAATGGCTGGACACGATTATATATCAATTATCGATGCGTATTCGGGTTTTATCATATCAGAAAAACTAAGTAGGAAAACGTCTAGTCATATAATTGAAGTCATTGTAAGAATATTTGATCGCGTAGGATATCCATCGGAAATCAGATGTGATAATAGCCCCTTTGGCTCAGTGGCATTCGAGAAATTTGCCAATGaggcaaacattttatttactttttctagTCCACGGTACCCGCAAAGTAATGGACTTGCGGAAAAGGGCGTAGCTATTACGAAAAATCTTTTGAGGCGATGTTATGAGGTACATGAAACGGATAGATTTCAATATCGCATACTCGAGTATAACACCACCCAGGTCGCGACTATGAAACTATCGCCTGCTCAATTATTCTTTGGCCGCCAGATTAAGACAAGATTACCGGTAGCGAGTCAACTGTTATATCGAAGCAATATAAATGAAGTCgatattcaagaaaaaattcaaaagaaaaaggaaaaacagAAATATTATTACGACCGAACCGCGAGATCTTTGCCAATGTTGAATGTGGGTGACctagtaatttttaagaaaaatggcaAAGAATGGCAATACGGAAAGATTACAGATAATATTAATGATAGGTCATATATTGTACTAGATAACTTTGGTAATTATTTTCGAAGAAATCGCAGATTCATAGctaagacaaaaaataatgaaataagtaCTAGTGAACTGCTATTTGAAGATCATATAAGAAATAATGTTAATTCTGAATGTAATAATGACAAAGAAATCAATATTATACTgccaaataagaaaaacaatacTGATGTTAATATTAGTTTAAGCAAAAATAATGATAATACAATTGTACCGCCTAAAAGTAACACGCCAAACGAAGCCGAACGATCAACGGAACAACAAAGCTCATCAGTAATTCATAATGAATCAGTTCATCGTGACAGCTTCGTACCTGACTCAGGAACAGAGGTTGCCGAAATGCCTGATAAAAGTGCAAGGCCTTTTGTGACTCGAAGTGGTCGAGTAAGTGCACCCCCTGTTCGATATGGTAACTTTGCCAAAAAGATTATTTAGTGATATACCTAATGCTCGTAAAcataacatacaaaaaaaaaaaaaaaaaaaaaaagaagcgtGTAATGTAAATGCTTATTGTGAATTGAAACTATTATTGTAATCCATCAACCTTCAATTATGAATAGGTCACAGCTTAGAAATGAAACGTCAAACCAGTTGAGCTTCAACCATCATAGAATAAAGATTAATATTAAGAAGTATTTATTCATTGTATAATACCAACTTAtattaaataaagtacatttaATCATCTAACGTATAATTTACTCATCCTAAGTATAACGAGTACACAGTACACGTTACAATTTCACCCATGCCAGGAAGCTGTAAGATCTAAGGGATATTTTACTCGAATTGAAGCAAGCTCAGACGTATTAGTTGAAATGTAGTGTAACTCAAAGCCGAGATTAAATGTCGAACTGCCCAACAGTCACCTAATAGGCAACAGTGCTGATGTCGGCGATCCCGGTCCTGCTTGAAATACCTTCTGGAAACATTCAACTtcgataaaataaatcaataccCTTCGAAGATGTTTATACTTCAACATCATCAACCCAGAATTGTTGTTATACTtcaataattaaaatgtgttaGAAGCTTAAGCAATTGTATCTTGTGCGAGATGAGATATAGAAATGGCAATTGGTTCTCCCGAGTTGAAGCAGACTGCAGTCAAGGCTAATAATTCAGTACCTACATGACAATCATCGACTCCACAGCAAGCCGTTAAACAACACCAAACTTAAACAAACTGACCgaccaaaaatataaatttaaattaattcaaaatattaaataattaattaaataaaaaaaaagaaatttacagAAAGAGAAATACAAACACGTTAGTTGTAttgaaaataatacattagATTGAAATCATTATATCCAAACGATGGGACACTTGAGAGCATGTTTGGAGCAGTAAATGCACCTGCAAATCCATTTAGACAACGCGGTGGCAATAGTGAAGATGACGATGAAAGCGAAGATGGCGAAGATGGAGAAGAAGAGGAGAACGAAGGTGAGGGGCAGCAGAACAATGGTGCTCCCATAGTTTCAAACACTTTGGATATCGTCTTAAGGGCATTTGATGACTATTGCCTTCCAAGGAAAAATATTGCGATGGAATCTTATAAATTTAACACAGTAGTGCAAAAGGAAAACCAGACTTTTGCCCATTTCGAAACGGAGCTACGAACTCAGCTCCGATTTTGTGAATACAACTGTAATTGCGGAGCAACTTACTAGCATCGAATGTTGCGTGATCGTATTATTATCGGAGGAAAGGATGACCCATTAAAAAAGGTCATTGAAACTTGTAAAATTTACGAGGCtgcaaatgcaaataaaatattgcTAGAGCGACGTAACAATGCTTCCACTGTAAATGCCGTCTCGAAAACAACTGACCCAGAATGCAATTCGGTGTCTCGATATTGTTATAATTGTGGCGCACCTTTCACACAAAATCATATGCGCTCTTGCAAAGCCATCGACATCAATTGTTCAAACTGTGGAAGAAAGGGACACTTCAGTAAATTTTGCAAACAGAAGGGTAAGGCAAAACTAAATGGACAACAACAATCATACGGAAATCATCAACCAAGGAGagacaacaacagcagcaacagcaacaatagcaaaaacagcaacaacagtaacaacagcagcaacaactaCAAGAAACAAACAAATAGTCTCAACTGGAATGATGAAGGTAATTACTTTAGTTTAGAGCAGGTTGATGGACATATTAGTATATTAAGTAGAAATATTAATACTTCTAGATTAAATTCAAACACTCGTGGATTAATAAGATGGACAAAAACTTAtagaattaataataattggCTAACCACATTCAAGATTGACACTGGATCTGACGTCAATTGCATcccaattaatttaattaagaaatttaatgtgaattttcaaaaacaaaaaaatgaatttgctgTGCTAGACTACAGtgctaataaaattaatattcatgGATTAGTAAACTTAGAATGTTTTGATGTGGAAAGAGAAACGGTTAAAACGGCTGAATTTCTTATTGTTGATGATGCACTTGAACCGCTGCTGGGCTTGTCAACTTGCATTGAATTTGGTTTAGTAAAACGGTTGAATACTGTGCAATCATTACCATATTTACCTGGGAATAAAGGggaatttatagaaaaatatgaGAATAATTTTAGTGGTGTGGGTAAATTTCCGGGAACTTGCTCTATTAGGTTAAAAGAGGATTCGATACCCTCATTGCACTACAAAAAACGCATTCCTTTAAGCCTATGTGATCGTTTGGAATCTGAACTTGAATCGATGGTTCAGACTGGAATCATTTCTCCAGTCGATTATCCCACCGATTGGGTGAACAATGTTCAGCTCGTGGAAAAACCTAATGGAAAACTTCGGATTTGTCTTGATCCAAAGCCTCTTAATGCATGCATTAAGCGTGAACATTTCCTAATTCCAACAATCGAAGATGTAATGAGACGATTGGCAAATAAATGTGTATTTTCTGTGCTCGATTTAAGCAACGGATTTTGGCACATGGAACTTGATGCTAAAAGTGCAGATTTAACTACGTTTATGACTCCAGTAGGTAGGTTTAAGTTCAATCGTGTGCCATTTGGTATAAATAGTGCACCGGAAATGTTCCAGAAAAAAATGGTGCAAACATTCGGTGACATTCCTAATCTCTTTATATATTTTGATGATTTGGCTATTGCAGCTGCAACTGATATTGAACATGATCAAACCCTTTCAATCGTAATGGAACGCGCCATGAAGTataacattaaatttaatgcggataaaattcaatttaagcaAAAGCAAATTAAGTTCATGGGTCATTTAATTTCAGAGGGTCAGATAAAACCCGACTTTCGATACACCAAAGCCATTGTAGATATGCCCAAACCAACAAACAAATCCAGTGTTATGAGATTGCTTGGATTATTTAAGTATCTTGCAAAATTCATTCCTAATTTGTCGTGCCATTCGATACATAAAGTCACTCGGCAGGTGTGTTTATCGGAAGATAACTATAAATTATACTTGCGTGTAATTAAAGATGATGATAAGTACACGCGCATATGTAAATATGTACAAACGGGATGGCCCGGATATCATCAGCTTGATGATTTAAGccaaaaatttcataaataccGTGATAATTTACATTTTGAGAATGGGCTTCTTTTTAAAGACCATAGACTGGTCATTCCGTCTGAACTTCAGACAAAAATATCCAAGTGGCTACACGAACCACATTTAGGAGTTGAAAAAACGCTTTCACGTGCACGCTCCCACTATTTTTGGCCGGGTATGTcgtaaaaaattaaagaaatggtTTCGCAATGTACTATTTGCGAAAAGTTCAAACGAAACATTCAAAAAGAACCGTTGGTTCAGGATTCTAATCCTGGGTACCTGTTTCAAAGAGTGGCAATTGATTTATTTGAAATGGCTGGACACGATTATATATCAATTATCGATGCGTATTCGGGTTTTATCATATCAGAAAAACTAAGTAGGAAAACGTCTAGTCATATAATTGAAGTCATTGTAAGAATATTTGATCGCGTAGGATATCCATCGGAAATCAGATGTGATAATAGCCCCTTTGGCTCAGTGGCATTCGAGAAATTTGCCAATGaggcaaacattttatttactttttctagTCCACGGTACCCGCAAAGTAATGGACTTGCGGAAAAGGGCGTAGCTATTACGAAAAATCTTTTGAGGCGATGTTATGAGGTACATGAAACGGATAGATTTCAATATCGCATACTCGAGTATAACACCACCCAGGTCGCGACTATGAAACTATCGCCTGCTCAATTATTCTTTGGCCGCCAGATTAAGACAAGATTACCGGTAGCGAGTCAACTGTTATATCGAAGCAATATAAATGAAGTCgatattcaagaaaaaattcaaaagaaaaaggaaaaacagAAATATTATTACGACCGAACCGCGAGATCTTTGCCAATGTTGAATGTTTGTGACctagtaatttttaagaaaaatggcaAAGAATGGCAATACGGAAAGATTACAGATAATATTAATGATAGGTCATATATTGTACTAGATAACTTTGGTAATTATTTTCGAAGAAATCGCAGATTCATAGctaagacaaaaaataatgaaataagtaCTAGTGAACTGCTATTTGAAGATCATATAAGAAATAATGTTAATTCTTAATCTAATAATGACAAAGAAATCAATATTATACTgccaaataagaaaaacaatacTAATGTTAATATTAGTTTAAGCAAAAATAATGATAATACAATTGTACCGCCTAAAAGTAACACGCCAAACGAAGCCGAACGATCAACGGAACAACAAAGCTCATCAGTAATTCATAATGAATCAGTTCATCGTGACAGCTTCGTACCTGACTCAGGAACAGAGGTTGCCGAAATGCCTGATAAAAGTGCAAGGCCTTTTGTGACTCGAAGTGGTCGAGTAAGTGCACCCCCTGTTCGATATGGTAACTTTGCCAAAAAGATTATTTAGTGATATAATGCTCGTAaacataacataaaaaaaaaaaaaaaaaaaaaaaaaaaaagaagcgtGTAATGTAAATGCTTATTGTGAATTGAAACTATT
Proteins encoded in this region:
- the LOC129907707 gene encoding putative uncharacterized protein DDB_G0272516 — its product is MLRDRIIIGGKDDPLKKVIETCKIYEAANANKILLERRNNASTVNAVSKTTDPECNSVSRYCYNCGAPFTQNHMRSCKAIDINCSNCGRKGHFSKFCKQKGKAKLNGQQQSYGNHQPRRDNNSSNSNNSKNSNNSNNSSNNYKKQTNSLNWNDED